Below is a genomic region from Streptomyces ferrugineus.
GGCGCTGGCCCTCTCCGCCCGCCAGACCTTCTCCCTCTCCCTCGACGACTTCGGGCAGGAGGAGCTGGGCGACCTGGGCGACCTGTTCGGCATCTCACCCGAGGTCGGCTTCACCACCGATGTCCTGACCACCGTGTTCTTCGGCCTGCTGTGGCTGGCGGGCGTGCTCGTGCTGACCCTGCTGGTCGCGCGCGGCGCCCCGCTGCCGGGGCGACTGCTGCGCTTCCAGGAGTCGGTGCGGCCGGCGGCGTACGCCATGGTGGCGCTGTTGCTCGCGTACGTCGGGCTGGGCGTCGTCATCGGGCTGGTCGTCGCGGCGACGCGCGGGCACGCGGCACAGACGTTCGCGGTGATCCTGCTCGGGTTGCCGAACCTGGTGTGGCTCGCCCTGACGATCGGGCTCGGCGCCACCTGGAACGGCCGGGTGGACGGGCCGTTCGGGCTGCCCATGCCGCATGTGCTGGACGAGGTACTGCGCGGCAAGGAGGTCGCCGAGCTCAATCTGGGCACGCTCTCCGAGCACGACGGGCGGGTGTGGTGGCTGGTGGCCGTGGACGCGGCCCTGCTGGTCGCCGCCGCGTTCGTGATGGCGAGGCGCTCGCCGGCCCGGACGCGTGCCTGGCAGCACGGCGTGCACATGGCGGTGGCGCTGGCGCTGACGGTGCTGATGATCTGCCTCGTCGGCCGGATCTCCGCGCACTACGGACTGTCGGTCCTGGGCATCGGCGACCTCGGCGGCGATCTGGGCGGCGAGCTGTTCCTGAGACCCGAGGTGTGGTCGGCCTTCGGCCTGGCGCTGCTGTGGGGGCTGGTGACCGGATTCCTCGGCGGGCTGCTGGCTCGGCCGACGCGGCACCGCGGCGAGGCCGCAGGCTGAGCGAGGGACCGGTCGCCTGCGGGACACCGCTCGGCGTGTCCCGACGTACGGCCGGCGCGGCGCCCACCGGCCCCCGAGGTGTGATCGGCCTTCGGCCTGGCACTGCTGTGGAGGATGGTGACCGGATTCCTCGGCGGGCTGCTGGCTCAGCCGACGCGGCACCGCGGCGAGGCCGCAGGCTGAGCGAGGGACCGGTCGCCTGCGGGACACCGCTCGGCGTGTGCCGACGTACGGCCGGCGCGGCGTTCACCGGCCGAAGACCGGAGCGGCCCAGCGGGGCGGCGGCTTCGGCGGGTCCGGCGCGGGTTCCCTCGACGGGCTGCTGGCTCGGCCGACGCGGCACCGCGGCGAGGCCGCAGGCTGAGCGAGGGACCGGTCGCCTGCGGGACACCGCTCGGCGTGTGCCGACGTACGGCCGGCGCGGCGTTCACCGGCCGAAGACCGGAGCGGCCCAGCGGGGCGGCGGCTTCGGCGGGTCCGGCGCGGGTTTCCTCGGTGGTCGCGCGGCCCGGGACTCCTTCTCCAGCCCCGCGACCCTGAGGTCGACCTCCGTTGGCGCGTGTGCCGTGGCCGCGCCGCCGGTCATGGCGGCGCGCAGGTCGGCGACGAAGGCGAGGCAGGAGTCCTGGCGGTGGTCGGGGTTCTTGGCCAGGGCCCGGCGGAACACGGCGTCGACCGGCGGGGCGAGGTCGGAGCGCGCCTCGGTCAGGGGTGGCGGCTCGTCGAACTGGTGGGCCCACAGCAAGGCCATGTCGTCGTCGCGGCGGAACGGCGGATGGCCCGCCAGGCACTCGTAGACCACGCAACCGAACCCGTAGACGTCGCAGCGCGCGTCGACCGGCTTGCCGGAGATCTGCTCGGGGGCCACGTAGTCGAGGGTGCCGACGAACTGGCCGACGGTCGTGAATCCGGTCAGCGACAGCGACTTCTTCGTCAGGCCGAAGTCGGTGAGATAGACGTGCTCGGGGTGGTCGCTGTCGGTGCCGCGGGCGACGAGGATGTTGCCGGGTTTCACGTCCCGGTGGACCAGGCCGTGCTCATGGGCCGCGTCGAGGGCGGAGGCGACCTGGGCGGCGATGCGCAGGACCGTCCCCGGCGGCAGCGGGCCCTGGCGGTCGAGGAGCGAGCGCAGGTCGCTGCCGGAGACGTAGCGCATGGCGATGTACAGGACGCCGTCCGTCTCGCCCGCTTCGAAGACCGGCACGATGTGCGGGTGGTCGATCGCCGCGGCGGCCCGGGACTCGTGGGTGAAGCGGCGCCGGAAGGTGTCGTTGCGGGCCAGCTCGGGGGCGAGGAGCTTCAGCGCGACGGTGCGGTCCAGGCGCAGATCCCGGGCGCGGTAGACCACGGCCATGCCGCCGCGGCCGATCTCGCGCTCGATGCGGTAGCCGGCGACCTGCCGGCCGATCAGCTCGGAGGGCCGGCCCGAGAACAGGCTCGTGTCACGGGCCATCGGGCGTCACGACCTGGGTCGGTGCGTGGCCGGGCTCCGCCTTCGCACGGGGCTCGGCGTCCGTC
It encodes:
- a CDS encoding streptophobe family protein translates to MSAPPPSRPAVAAHGWVRALGWVRALVAVLAGLVSMGVVAALGLWAAGAADLPDGAFPRVVAATVVTAVGGTVELSGNAGGLAESDAGLTVIPLSVTLTGALVLAAGFLRPLRHRAVAGAAELAGWAARIAVLWLLALLALALSARQTFSLSLDDFGQEELGDLGDLFGISPEVGFTTDVLTTVFFGLLWLAGVLVLTLLVARGAPLPGRLLRFQESVRPAAYAMVALLLAYVGLGVVIGLVVAATRGHAAQTFAVILLGLPNLVWLALTIGLGATWNGRVDGPFGLPMPHVLDEVLRGKEVAELNLGTLSEHDGRVWWLVAVDAALLVAAAFVMARRSPARTRAWQHGVHMAVALALTVLMICLVGRISAHYGLSVLGIGDLGGDLGGELFLRPEVWSAFGLALLWGLVTGFLGGLLARPTRHRGEAAG
- a CDS encoding serine/threonine-protein kinase, producing the protein MARDTSLFSGRPSELIGRQVAGYRIEREIGRGGMAVVYRARDLRLDRTVALKLLAPELARNDTFRRRFTHESRAAAAIDHPHIVPVFEAGETDGVLYIAMRYVSGSDLRSLLDRQGPLPPGTVLRIAAQVASALDAAHEHGLVHRDVKPGNILVARGTDSDHPEHVYLTDFGLTKKSLSLTGFTTVGQFVGTLDYVAPEQISGKPVDARCDVYGFGCVVYECLAGHPPFRRDDDMALLWAHQFDEPPPLTEARSDLAPPVDAVFRRALAKNPDHRQDSCLAFVADLRAAMTGGAATAHAPTEVDLRVAGLEKESRAARPPRKPAPDPPKPPPRWAAPVFGR